The proteins below are encoded in one region of Ornithinimicrobium avium:
- a CDS encoding potassium transporter Kup, which produces MTSAGTRPARSVAPLVLGALGVVFGDIGTSPLYALQTVFALDGGIVEPTSENVYGVVSMVFWSITLIVSAKYLGFILRADNEGEGGVMALAHLAHRSVRFGGRRHALVLVLGVFGGSLFFGDSLITPAISVLSAVEGLEVATPSLGRLVVPLAAAIIVALFAVQRFGTHHVGRFFGPVMVVWFLTLGVLGLVHVVAAPAVLAALSPHHAWSFVLHRPAIAFVAMGATVLAITGAEALYADMGHFGRVPIVWAWFALVFPCLTLNYLGQAQLVLRDSHEIENPFFHLAPEWARLPLVVLATMATIIASQAVISGAYSVARQAERLGFLPRLTVRQTSEQEGGQIYVPSVNWLLLGGVLVLLLTFRASERLATAYGLAVTMDLMLTTTLFCVYAVAALRWRWPQVAAFALVFGTLEVGFFSANIAKVLHGGWLPLTVAVSVATVMTTWARGRELVTARREKLEGPLGPFLDEVHGNAKILRVPGTAVFLHPNKATTPLALRENVHFNHVIHDDVVIVTMETVNVPHVPEDERVVVDDLGDPYDHITHVTARFGFSDHPDIPVALALARDEGVDVDLRDVTWFLSRITVHRSDRPGMGRSRKWLFEVLARNAADPTSYFRLPIGQTVVLGARINF; this is translated from the coding sequence GTGACATCCGCCGGAACGCGCCCGGCACGCTCCGTGGCGCCCCTCGTGCTGGGCGCCCTCGGCGTCGTCTTCGGCGACATCGGCACCAGCCCCCTCTACGCCCTGCAGACCGTCTTCGCCCTCGACGGCGGGATCGTGGAACCGACGTCGGAGAACGTCTACGGCGTGGTGTCGATGGTCTTCTGGTCGATCACGCTCATCGTCTCGGCCAAGTACCTCGGCTTCATCCTGCGCGCCGACAACGAGGGCGAGGGCGGCGTGATGGCGCTCGCCCACCTGGCGCACCGCAGCGTCCGCTTCGGCGGGCGCCGGCACGCGCTCGTGCTCGTGCTGGGCGTCTTCGGCGGCTCGCTCTTCTTCGGCGACAGCCTCATCACCCCGGCGATCTCGGTGCTGTCCGCGGTCGAGGGCCTCGAGGTCGCCACACCGAGCCTCGGCCGACTCGTCGTGCCGCTCGCGGCGGCCATCATCGTCGCGCTCTTCGCGGTGCAGCGGTTCGGCACGCACCACGTCGGGCGGTTCTTCGGCCCGGTGATGGTGGTGTGGTTCCTCACCCTCGGCGTGCTCGGCCTGGTCCACGTGGTCGCCGCCCCGGCCGTCCTGGCGGCGCTGTCGCCGCACCACGCCTGGTCCTTCGTCCTGCACCGGCCCGCGATCGCCTTCGTCGCGATGGGTGCCACCGTGCTGGCGATCACCGGGGCCGAGGCGCTCTACGCCGACATGGGGCACTTCGGGCGGGTGCCGATCGTGTGGGCGTGGTTCGCGCTGGTCTTCCCCTGCCTGACCCTCAACTACCTCGGTCAGGCCCAGCTGGTCCTGCGGGACAGCCACGAGATCGAGAACCCGTTCTTCCACCTCGCGCCGGAGTGGGCCCGGCTGCCGCTCGTCGTCCTGGCCACGATGGCCACGATCATCGCCAGCCAGGCGGTGATCTCCGGGGCCTACTCGGTCGCGCGCCAGGCTGAGCGGCTCGGCTTCCTGCCCCGGCTCACCGTGCGGCAGACGAGCGAGCAGGAGGGCGGGCAGATCTACGTACCCAGCGTCAACTGGCTGCTGCTCGGCGGCGTGCTCGTCCTCCTGCTGACCTTCCGCGCGTCCGAGCGGCTGGCCACGGCCTACGGGCTGGCGGTCACCATGGACCTGATGCTCACGACCACGCTCTTCTGCGTGTATGCGGTGGCCGCCCTGCGCTGGCGCTGGCCCCAGGTGGCGGCGTTCGCGCTCGTCTTCGGCACCCTGGAGGTGGGGTTCTTCTCCGCCAACATCGCCAAGGTGCTGCACGGCGGCTGGCTGCCGCTGACCGTCGCGGTGAGCGTGGCGACGGTGATGACGACCTGGGCGCGCGGCCGCGAGCTGGTCACCGCGCGGCGGGAGAAGCTCGAGGGGCCGCTCGGGCCGTTCCTGGACGAGGTGCACGGCAACGCCAAGATCCTGCGGGTCCCGGGCACGGCGGTCTTCCTGCACCCCAACAAGGCCACCACCCCGCTCGCGCTGCGGGAGAACGTGCACTTCAACCACGTCATCCACGACGACGTCGTCATCGTCACGATGGAGACGGTCAACGTCCCGCACGTCCCGGAGGACGAACGCGTCGTGGTCGACGACCTCGGCGACCCCTACGACCACATCACGCACGTCACCGCGCGCTTCGGCTTCTCCGACCACCCGGACATCCCGGTCGCCCTGGCGCTCGCGCGCGACGAGGGGGTGGACGTCGACCTGCGCGACGTCACCTGGTTCCTGTCCAGGATCACCGTCCACCGCAGCGACCGGCCCGGGATGGGCCGGTCGCGCAAGTGGCTCTTCGAGGTGCTGGCCCGCAACGCCGCCGACCCGACCTCCTACTTCCGGCTGCCGATCGGGCAGACGGTCGTGCTGGGGGCGCGGATCAACTTCTGA
- a CDS encoding cation diffusion facilitator family transporter, producing the protein MSHSHGSTHLGGRHRWRLAVALVLVASFFGVELAAGLWSGSLALLSDAGHMAADVVALGAALAATRIATRPDTTGRRTYGSYRAEVFASGLTVLLMLGAAAYVGTEAARRLGQEPEVASGPMMVVGGIGLVVNLVALLLLRGGATESINVKGAYLEVVADTVGSVGVIVAGVLVARTGQGWWDTVVALAIAVFVLVRALLLAREVLAVLGQHAPHGLDPADVEARLREVPGVRDVHDLHLWALTSGMHVATAHLVAAPGTSSQAVLEDARQVMQRRFDIEHATLQVEADATRCHEMSW; encoded by the coding sequence ATGAGCCACTCCCACGGCAGCACCCACCTGGGCGGTCGGCACCGCTGGCGGCTGGCGGTGGCCCTCGTGCTCGTCGCAAGCTTCTTCGGCGTCGAGCTGGCAGCGGGGCTCTGGTCCGGGTCGCTGGCGCTGCTCTCCGACGCGGGACACATGGCCGCCGACGTCGTCGCGCTCGGCGCCGCGCTCGCCGCCACCCGCATCGCGACGCGGCCGGACACGACCGGCCGGCGCACCTACGGGTCCTACCGGGCCGAGGTCTTCGCCTCCGGCCTGACCGTCCTGCTCATGCTGGGGGCCGCGGCCTACGTCGGGACCGAGGCCGCCCGCCGCCTCGGGCAGGAGCCGGAGGTCGCCAGCGGCCCGATGATGGTGGTCGGCGGCATCGGCCTGGTCGTCAACCTCGTCGCGCTGCTGCTCCTGCGCGGCGGCGCGACGGAGAGCATCAACGTCAAGGGTGCCTACCTCGAGGTGGTCGCGGACACCGTCGGCTCGGTCGGCGTGATCGTCGCCGGCGTCCTGGTCGCGCGCACCGGTCAGGGCTGGTGGGACACGGTCGTGGCCCTCGCCATCGCGGTCTTCGTCCTGGTGCGCGCCCTGCTCCTGGCGCGCGAGGTGCTGGCCGTGCTGGGCCAGCACGCCCCGCACGGGCTGGACCCGGCCGACGTCGAGGCACGGCTCCGGGAGGTGCCGGGGGTGCGCGACGTCCACGACCTGCACCTGTGGGCGCTCACCTCCGGGATGCACGTCGCCACCGCGCACCTCGTCGCCGCGCCCGGCACGTCGAGCCAGGCGGTGCTCGAGGACGCGCGGCAGGTCATGCAGCGACGCTTCGACATCGAGCACGCCACCCTCCAGGTCGAGGCCGACGCCACCCGCTGCCACGAGATGTCCTGGTAG
- a CDS encoding ArsR/SmtB family transcription factor → MTTETNGREAPRPLDEAAAATAAACLFRGMADPSRMAILQHLLLGEHRVVDLTAHLGLAQSTVSKHLACLRGCGLVTSRPVGRSSLYAVAHPEAVTRVLAAAEGLLAATGDAVVLCPSSGAAAERTG, encoded by the coding sequence ATGACGACGGAGACCAACGGCCGGGAGGCGCCCCGGCCCCTCGACGAGGCGGCGGCGGCCACGGCGGCGGCCTGCCTCTTCCGCGGCATGGCCGACCCCTCCCGGATGGCGATCCTGCAGCACCTGCTGCTCGGCGAGCACCGCGTCGTCGACCTGACCGCCCACCTCGGCCTGGCCCAGTCGACGGTGTCCAAACACCTCGCCTGCCTGCGCGGCTGCGGCCTGGTCACCTCCCGACCGGTGGGCCGCTCCTCGCTGTATGCCGTCGCGCACCCCGAGGCGGTCACCCGCGTCCTCGCGGCGGCCGAGGGGCTGCTGGCCGCGACCGGCGACGCGGTCGTGCTCTGCCCGAGCTCGGGCGCGGCTGCGGAGCGGACCGGATGA
- a CDS encoding AMIN-like domain-containing (lipo)protein, protein MDARHLLRHRLTGLAAAGLLATALAAPVSAGAGTVAPAAPVTVVPAAPGPYCGISWGSLAKKNAVSHTTGTLEDVRAGQHDCYDRLVLDVDDVPGGLSYDVRYVDVVRTEGSGKGVPLAGPAQLRIVLRAPAYDAQGRATYRPADRAHLVDVAGWSTFRQVAWAGSVEGQTTVGLGVRARLPFRVFVLDGPGDGARLVIDVAHRW, encoded by the coding sequence ATGGACGCTCGACACCTCCTCCGCCACCGCCTCACCGGCCTGGCCGCCGCCGGCCTGCTCGCGACCGCGCTCGCGGCCCCCGTCTCGGCGGGCGCCGGCACCGTCGCGCCGGCCGCGCCGGTGACCGTCGTGCCGGCCGCGCCGGGTCCCTACTGCGGGATCTCGTGGGGATCGCTGGCCAAGAAGAACGCGGTCTCGCACACGACCGGCACGCTCGAGGACGTGCGGGCCGGGCAGCACGACTGCTACGACCGGCTGGTCCTCGACGTCGACGACGTGCCGGGAGGGCTGAGCTACGACGTGCGCTACGTCGACGTCGTGCGGACCGAGGGCAGCGGGAAGGGCGTCCCGCTCGCCGGGCCGGCCCAGCTGCGGATCGTGCTGCGGGCGCCGGCCTACGACGCGCAGGGCCGCGCCACCTACCGGCCCGCGGACCGCGCACACCTGGTCGACGTCGCCGGCTGGTCGACCTTCCGCCAGGTGGCGTGGGCCGGCAGCGTCGAGGGGCAGACGACCGTGGGCCTCGGTGTCCGTGCCCGGCTGCCCTTCCGGGTCTTCGTGCTCGACGGCCCCGGCGACGGCGCCCGGCTGGTCATCGACGTCGCCCACCGCTGGTGA
- a CDS encoding tyrosine-type recombinase/integrase — protein sequence MVIHRDQRRADVRDVLDEFEKWLLRERSAQKRTGAAYTARVAGFVEWLPAPVDQSLRRLTAATLTEWVNLEAARGWKASTLGKQLVMLRSFLQYCHRSARTSQDFSGVVPHAAAWRLSSIPEPVPAGTVEALFDTLDLRSSKGLRDRAILLLLTGLGLRACEIAGLRLDDVGWRTGSLRVRGKGDRIDELPLPDDVGQALKEYVLYGRGGRVQGEEVFWTGGRPYGAHRPRPLIFTGEQIDTLLAAAGRLIPEVRAASWQTLLGLLTATGMRISEARNLDHDDLTLDESGDGSDWARVTDTKFGKSRLVPLHATTMAAIRRYQRLRDRTFPVPKTTAVLVARRGTRIARSTAGNTFREIREMADLAGGSTGPAAKLHDFRPSFATNTLIGHIRAGGDVDQMMPVLSAFLGHVGPEATYWYLSNTPELAAALAERIQASGGR from the coding sequence ATGGTGATTCATCGCGATCAGCGCCGCGCCGACGTCCGAGACGTGCTGGACGAGTTCGAGAAGTGGCTGCTGCGGGAGCGGTCCGCACAGAAGCGCACTGGGGCGGCGTATACCGCTCGTGTCGCGGGGTTCGTGGAGTGGCTGCCCGCGCCGGTCGATCAGTCGTTGCGGAGGTTGACCGCAGCGACGTTGACAGAGTGGGTGAATCTGGAAGCGGCGCGCGGATGGAAGGCGTCGACGCTAGGCAAGCAGCTGGTGATGCTGCGCTCGTTCTTGCAATACTGCCACCGGTCGGCACGGACCTCACAGGACTTCTCTGGGGTAGTGCCTCACGCGGCGGCATGGCGGCTCTCATCGATCCCTGAACCCGTTCCCGCCGGGACGGTCGAGGCGCTGTTCGACACGCTCGATCTGCGTTCGTCGAAAGGCCTTCGCGACCGCGCGATCTTGCTGCTGTTGACCGGGCTGGGGCTGCGTGCCTGCGAGATCGCCGGCCTGCGGCTGGATGACGTCGGCTGGCGCACCGGAAGCCTGCGCGTTCGCGGCAAGGGCGACCGCATCGATGAACTGCCACTTCCTGACGATGTCGGACAGGCCTTGAAGGAGTACGTTCTTTACGGCCGTGGCGGCAGGGTTCAGGGCGAGGAAGTGTTCTGGACCGGCGGACGCCCTTACGGGGCTCATCGTCCTCGCCCGCTGATCTTCACCGGCGAGCAGATCGACACGCTGTTGGCCGCGGCGGGCAGGCTGATCCCAGAGGTTCGTGCAGCGTCCTGGCAGACGCTTCTGGGGCTGCTGACTGCGACCGGGATGCGGATCAGCGAGGCCCGTAACCTCGATCACGACGACCTCACCCTGGACGAGTCCGGTGACGGCAGCGATTGGGCACGAGTCACGGACACGAAGTTCGGCAAGTCCCGCCTCGTGCCGCTGCACGCAACGACGATGGCCGCCATCCGCAGGTACCAGCGGCTGCGTGATCGGACGTTCCCTGTCCCGAAGACGACAGCGGTGCTCGTCGCCCGGCGCGGCACCCGGATCGCTCGCTCGACCGCAGGCAACACCTTCCGAGAGATACGAGAGATGGCCGACCTGGCTGGCGGTTCGACCGGACCGGCCGCCAAGTTGCATGACTTCCGACCCTCGTTCGCGACGAATACCCTGATCGGCCACATCCGTGCCGGCGGCGACGTCGATCAGATGATGCCAGTGCTGTCGGCGTTCCTCGGACACGTCGGCCCGGAAGCGACCTACTGGTATCTGTCGAACACCCCTGAGCTCGCAGCCGCTCTCGCCGAACGCATCCAAGCGAGCGGGGGCCGATGA
- a CDS encoding cation transporter produces the protein MTAVRPLAAVATDAARRRTLGRRARLLAGASVAYNVVEAVVALAAGVVAGSVALVGFGLDSAIEVSSGLVVLWQFAHRLPESREQLALRLMAFSFFALATYVGASSLLALVAGHEPDHSPVGVGLAIASLLVMPFLSWAQRRTGRELGSNAVVADSTQTLLCTYLSAVLLGGLLLNALLGWSWADPAAGLVIAAIAAREGVLAWRGEGCCAPGSAMPAGGGAPDGTACSGACCAGAR, from the coding sequence ATGACCGCGGTCCGGCCCCTCGCAGCGGTCGCCACCGACGCGGCACGGCGGCGCACCCTCGGCCGGCGGGCCCGCCTCCTCGCCGGCGCATCGGTCGCCTACAACGTCGTCGAGGCCGTCGTCGCGCTCGCCGCGGGAGTGGTCGCCGGCTCGGTCGCCCTGGTCGGTTTCGGCCTCGACTCGGCCATCGAGGTGAGCAGCGGCCTGGTCGTGCTGTGGCAGTTCGCCCACCGCCTGCCCGAGTCGCGGGAGCAGCTGGCGCTGCGGCTGATGGCCTTCTCCTTCTTCGCGCTCGCCACCTACGTCGGCGCGAGCTCGCTCCTCGCGCTCGTCGCCGGCCACGAGCCCGACCACTCGCCCGTCGGCGTCGGGCTGGCCATCGCCTCGTTGCTCGTCATGCCGTTCCTGTCGTGGGCGCAGCGCCGCACCGGGCGTGAGCTCGGCTCCAACGCCGTCGTCGCGGACTCGACCCAGACCCTCCTGTGCACCTACCTGTCCGCGGTGCTCCTCGGCGGGCTCCTGCTCAACGCGCTGCTCGGCTGGTCGTGGGCCGACCCGGCGGCAGGCCTGGTCATCGCCGCGATCGCCGCCCGTGAGGGCGTCCTGGCCTGGCGCGGCGAGGGCTGCTGCGCGCCGGGGTCTGCGATGCCTGCCGGCGGCGGCGCGCCCGATGGCACGGCGTGCTCGGGCGCCTGCTGCGCCGGCGCGCGATGA